From one Passer domesticus isolate bPasDom1 chromosome 15, bPasDom1.hap1, whole genome shotgun sequence genomic stretch:
- the SCNN1G gene encoding amiloride-sensitive sodium channel subunit gamma yields the protein MAPEGGRAAATAPGKKITARLKRTLPVRGPQAPTLSELMRWYCLNTNTHGCRRIVVSRGRLRRLLWIVLTLSAVGLILWQCAELLMNYYSASVSVTVQFQKLPFPAVTICNINPYKYSAMKEYLSELDKETKKALETFYGFSEGKSKVRRSVDDWNSTGSDFFEQIPLLKVEDFSRTATDLHSGQKRKIEGSVFHKDSSIVNSGDSNDIIGFQLCDANNSSECALYTFSSGVNAIQEWYKLHYMNIMAQIPLETKEKLSYSAEDLILTCFFDGLSCDKRHFTRFHHPLHGNCYTFNSGESGTILSTSTGGSEYGLQVVLYIDEADYNPFLVTSTGAKIMIHDQNEYPFIEDIGTEIETAAATSIGMHFTQSRKLSKPYSDCTETGADIPVENLYNKSYSLQICLHSCFQKAMVDSCGCAQYAQPLPAGAEYCNYKRNPNWMYCYYRLHEKFVKEQLGCQQICKEACSFKEWALTTSIAQWPSVVSEDWMLRVLSWDKGQKLNKKLNKTDLANLMVFYKDLNERFISENPANTLVILLSNFGGQLGLWMSCSVVCVIEIVEVFFIDSLSIVMRRQWQRAKKWWSGRQRGGAGGTPPASDPERQGHENPACVDEDLPTFTTALRLPLPHDSPLPRTPPPNYSTLRLETAFTEQLPDTLELRQH from the exons ATGGCGCCGGAGGGCGGCCGAG CGGCCGCCACGGCCCCCGGTAAGAAGATCACGGCGCGGCTGAAGCGGACGCTGCCGGTGCGCGGCCCGCAGGCGCCCACGCTGAGCGAGCTGATGCGCTGGTACTGCCTCAACACCAACACGCACGGCTGCCGCCGCATCGTGGTGTCCCGCGGCCGCCTGCGCCGCCTGCTCTGGATCGTGCTGACCCTCAGCGCCGTGGGGCTCATCCTCTGGCAGTGCGCCGAGCTCCTCATGAACTACTACAGCGCCTCGGTCTCCGTCACCGTCCAGTTCCAGAAGCTGCCGTTCCCCGCCGTCACCATCTGCAACATCAACCCGTACAA GTACAGTGCCATGAAAGAATATTTATCTGAATTGGACAAAGAGACAAAAAAGGCTTTGGAAACTTTCTATGGATTTTCTGAGGGCAAGTCCAAGGTGCGCCGGTCGGTGGATGACTGGAACAGCACAGGCAGCGACTTCTTCGAGCAGATCCCTCTGCTGAAGGTCGAGGACTTCTCCAGGACAGCGACTGACCTGCACAGTGGGCAGAAGAGGAAAATCGAGGGAAGTGTCTTTCACAAGGACTCGTCCATCGTGAACTCGGGTGATTCCAATGACATCATTGGCTTTCAGCTG TGTGATGCAAACAACAGCAGTGAGTGTGCCCTGTACACGTTCAGTTCGGGTGTTAACGCTATCCAGGAGTGGTACAAGCTGCACTACATGAACATCATGGCACAAATTCCCCTGGAGACCAAAGAAAAATTGAGTTATTCTGCGGAGGACCTTATACTGACATGTTTCTTTGATGGCCTATCTTGTGACAAAAG GCACTTCACTCGTTTCCATCACCCCCTCCACGGCAACTGCTACACCTTCAACAGCGGCGAGAGCGGCACCATCCTGAGCACCTCCACGGGCGGCAGCGAGTACG GATTGCAGGTTGTTCTGTACATCGACGAAGCAGACTACAACCCCTTCCTGGTGACGTCCACAGGAGCCAAGATCATGATCCACGACCAAAACGAGTATCCCTTCATTGAAGACATTGGCACGGAAATTGAGACTGCAGCAGCCACCTCCATAGGGATGCACTTT ACTCAGTCTCGCAAGCTGAGCAAACCCTACAGTGACTGCACAGAGACAGGAGCTGACATACCTGTGGAAAATCTCTATAACAAGAGCTATTCACTCCAG ATCTGCCTGCACTCCTGCTTCCAGAAGGCCATGGTGGACTCGTGTGGCTGCGCCCAGTACGCACAGCCCCTGCCCGCTGGGGCCGAGTACTGCAACTACAAGAGGAACCCAAACTGGA TGTACTGCTACTACAGACTGCATGAGAAGTTtgtgaaggagcagctgggctgccAGCAGATCTGCAAAGAAGCCTGCAG CTTCAAGGAGTGGGCGCTCACCACCAGCATTGCTCAGTGGCCATCCGTCGTGTCAGAG gaCTGGATGCTCCGAGTTCTCTCTTGGGACAAAGGGCAAAAACTCAACAAGAAGCTGAACAA GACAGACCTTGCCAACCTCATGGTGTTTTACAAGGACCTGAACGAGAGATTCATTTCGGAGAATCCTGCCAACACG CTCGTCATTCTTCTGTCCAACTTCGGGggccagctggggctgtggatGAGCTGCTCCGTGGTGTGTGTCATCGAGATCGTGGAGGTGTTCTTCATCGACTCGCTGTCCATCGTCATGCGGCGCCAGTGGCAGAGGGCCAAGAAGTGGTGGAGCGGGCGCCAgcggggcggcgcgggcggcACGCCGCCCGCCAGCGACCCCGAgaggcagggccacgagaaccCCGCCTGCGTGGACGAGGACCTGCCCACCTTCACCACCGCCCTGCGCCTGCCGCTGCCCCACgacagccccctgcccaggacTCCCCCGCCCAACTACAGCACCCTGCGCCTGGAGACGGCCTTCACGGAGCAGCTGCCTGACACGCTGGAGCTGCGCCAGCACTGA
- the USP31 gene encoding ubiquitin carboxyl-terminal hydrolase 31 — MSRVSGPGPAGSAKEKRSFSKRLFRGRAAGGGAGSAPAASPAPAPSGRSLGGFMSRVLKTLSTLSHYSSEPEPRGALAPRLPPPQATGGLGSCFPPGPPRSPEPPPRPAAGSEAVPGVAGLRNHGNTCFMNAILQCLSNTELFAEFLALEQFRGGPPPADGPPPAPGEVTEQLAQLVRALWTLEYTPQHSRDFKNIVSKNAMQYRGNAQHDAQEFLLWLLDRVHEDLNNVVNSGGMPPLKPPLEDDVLLEGPAFPISSTFVQELFQAQYRSSLTCPHCQKQSNTFDPFLCISLPIPLPHTRPLYVTVVYQGKCSHCMRIGVAVPISGTVARLREAVSSETKIPTEQIVLTEMYYDGFHRSFCDTDDLDTIHESDCIFAFETPEIFRPEGILSQRGIHVNNNLNNLKCGTEHSRTIAYSQGTVKSGKLEQSCPKLAANDKIVLLVCNRACTGQQSKRFGLPFVLHLEKTIAWDILQKEILEKMQYFLRPAACLQVCPFSLRVVSVVGITYLLPQEERPLCHPTVERALKSCGQGGTAHVKLVVEWDKETKDYLFVNTEEEYIPDSESVRQQRELHHQPQICTLSQCFQLYTKEEQLAPDDAWRCPHCKQLQQGSITLSLWTLPDVLIIHLKRFRQEGDRRMKLQNMVKFPLSGLDMTPHVVKRSQSSWSLPSHWSPWRKPYGLGRDPEDYIYDLYAVCNHHGTMQGGHYTAYCKNSVDGQWYCFDDSEVQQLSESEVCKQTAYILFYQRRTAIPSWSANSSVAGSTSSSLCEHWVSRLPGSKQPSVASAASSRRTSLASLSESVELTGERSEDDGGFSTRPFVRSVQRQSLSSRSSVTSPLAVSENGVRPSWSLSAKLQFRSNSPSRFSGDSPVHTSASTLEKIGEAADDKVSTSCFGSLRNLSSSYLEPCDSSRREHRTARRAPLAVMEGAFREESVVRTSSSDLSDGYGKSSVQPDRNHPALDPFDNNNQIAFVDQSDSVDSSPVKEVKAPAGTGLAAEKAHDTPKKGHSSKGASEPDKSLRKGRTVLATQETKVSHSSPPLKSSQKASRSRSKADSSRVSGRHGSPAPTQARKDHSTKPLEASVPSAPQKQKSGSSPSSTAAKKTPSGSLTKGSSSGKSRTAERSLSREGSKVSLGSDKASVTSGSRTSSPRISHSRSDSRAVDSRHVRSSSMANLRSPNVGARSGLKRDSKSEEKGLSFFKSALRQKETRRSADLGKTTMLSKKTGSVSSKSGSKNVLEDKPEKGGVPPASQTNANITTKEKLVSKDATSNKHSLLSSRKSKSSQLDPGVQSPPSSGKQSADKPLKKIPSSMQVSVRPSLEPQ, encoded by the exons ATGTCGCGGGTGAgcggccccgggccggccgGCAGCGCCAAGGAGAAGCGCTCCTTCAGCAAGCGGCTTTTCCGCGGgagggcggcgggcggcggcgcgggctcGGCCCCGGCCGCCAGCCCGGCCCCAGCGCCGTCCGGGCGGTCGCTCGGCGGGTTCATGAGCCGCGTGCTGAAGACCCTCTCCACGCTCTCGCACTACAGCAGCGAGCCCGAGCCCCGCGGCGCGCTCGCCCCGCGCCTGCCCCCGCCGCAGGCGACGGGCGGCCTGGGCAGCTGCTTCCCGCCGGGCCCGCCGCGCAGCCCCGagcccccgccgcgccccgccgccggcTCCGAGGCCGTGCCCGGCGTGGCGGGGCTGCGCAACCACGGCAACACCTGCTTCATGAACGCCATCCTGCAGTGCCTCAGCAACACCGAGCTGTTCGCCGAGTTCCTGGCGCTGGAGCAGTTCCGCGGCGGGCCGCCCCCCGCCGACgggccgccgcccgcgcccggCGAGGTCACGGAGCAGCTGGCGCAGCTGGTGCGGGCGCTCTGGACGCTCGAGTACACCCCGCAGCACAGCCGCGACTTCAAG aaCATCGTGTCCAAGAACGCGATGCAGTACCGCGGCAACGCCCAGCACGATGCCCAGGAgttcctgctctggctgctcgACAGAGTCCACGAGGATTTGAACAACGTGGTGAATTCCGGTGGCATGCCTCCACTCAAG CCGCCGCTGGAGGATGATGTGCTGCTGGAGGGCCCAGCCTTTCCCATCAGTAGCACTTTTGTGCAGGAACTCTTTCAAGCCCAGTACAG GTCCTCCCTGACGTGCCCTCATTGCCAGAAGCAGAGCAACACCTTTGACCCTTTCCTGTGCATCTCGCTGCCGATCCCTCTGCCGCACACTCG GCCCCTCTATGTCACCGTGGTGTACCAGGGCAAGTGCTCGCACTGCATGCGCATCGGGGTGGCCGTGCCCATCTCCGGAACAGTGGCCAGGCTGAGGGAGGCTGTCTCCTCGGAAACCAAGATACCCACGGAGCAG ATCGTGCTGACAGAGATGTACTACGACGGGTTCCACCGCTCCTTCTGCGACACCGACGACTTGGACACCATCCACGAGAGCGACTGCATTTTCGCCTTCGAGACCCCAGAGATCTTCAGGCCTGAGGGCATCCTCAGTCAGAGAG GAATACATGTGAACAATAACCTGAATAACTTGAAATGTGGCACTGAGCACTCCCGAACAATAGCTTACTCTCAAGGAACGGTGAAGTCTGGAAAACTGGAACAGTCCTGTCCCAAACTAGCAGCAAATGACAAGATTGTCTTGCTGGTGTGTAACAGAGCGTGCACTGGACAGCAGAGCAAAAG GTTTGGCTTGCCCTTTGTGTTGCACTTGGAAAAAACAATTGCTTGGGATATTCTGCAGAAGGAAATACTGGAGAAGATGCAGTATTTCCTGCGGCCTGCAGCCTGCTTGCAG GTTTGCCCGTTCAGCTTGCGAGTGGTCAGTGTTGTGGGCATAACATACTTGCTACCTCAGGAGGAGCGACCCCTCTGCCACCCAACAGTGGAAAG ggcatTGAAGTCGTGCGGACAGGGGGGAACCGCTCATGTGAAATTAGTGGTAGAATGGGACAAAGAAACTAAAGATTA CTTGTTTGTGAATACGGAAGAGGAATATATTCCAGACTCTGAAAGCGTCCGCCAGCAGAGAGAGCTTCATCATCAACCTCAGATCTGCACTTTATCTCAGTGTTTCCAACTGTACACCAAAGAGGAACAG CTTGCCCCAGATGATGCATGGCGGTGCCCACACTgtaagcagctgcagcagggcagcatcACACTGAGCCTCTGGACCTTACCTGATGTTCTCATCATACATCTCAAAAGGTTCAGGCAG GAAGGAGACCGAAGGATGAAACTTCAGAACATGGTTAAATTTCCCTTGAGTGGCTTGGACATGACTCCTCACGTTGTGAAGcgcagccagagcagctggagcttgCCATCACACTGGTCACCTTGGAGAAAACCTTATGGCCTTGGCAGAGATCCTGAGGACTACATCTATGACCTGTATGCTGTCTGCAACCACCACGGCACCATGCAAGGCGGGCATTACACAG CATATTGCAAGAATTCTGTTGATGGCCAGTGGTACTGCTTCGATGACAGTGAAGTTCAGCAACTTTCTGAAAGTGAGGTCTGCAAGCAGACTGCTTATATCTTGTTCTACCAGCGACGCACAGCCATCCCCTCGTGGTCTGCCAACAGCTCGGTGGCAG GCTCCACCAGCTCGTCGCTGTGCGAGCACTGGGTCAGCCGGCTCCCGGGCAGCAAGCAGCCCAGCGTCGCCTCGGCCGCCTCCTCGCGCCGCACCTCGCTCGCCTCGCTCTCCGAGTCCGTGGAGCTGACCGGGGAACGCAGCGAAGATGACG GAGGATTTTCAACTCGACCATTTGTAAGGAGTGTCCAACGTCAGAGCCTGTCATCCAGATCCTCTGTCACGAGCCCACTGGCAGTGAGTGAAAATGGTGTCAGGCCCTCGTGGTCACTCTCTGCAAAGCTGCAGTTCCGCTCCAACTCCCCATCGCGCTTCTCTGGAGACTCCCCGGTACATACCTCTGCTtccactctggagaagattggGGAAGCTGCTGATGATAAAGTTTCCACCTCGTGCTTTGGCAGCCTGAGGAATCTCTCTAGCAGCTACTTGGAGCCCTGTGACAGCAGCCGGCGAGAGCACAGGACAGCTCGCAGAGCCCCTCTGGCTGTCATGGAGGGGGCGTTCAGGGAAGAGTCCGTTGTAAGGACATCTAGCTCAGACCTTTCAGATGGGTATGGGAaaagctctgtgcagccagacAGGAATCACCCTGCTCTGGACCCCTTTGATAACAACAATCAAATCGCCTTTGTTGACCAGAGTGACTCTGTGGACAGCTCCCCAGTGAAGGAGGTGAAAGCCCCAGCTGGGACGGGGCTGGCTGCAGAGAAGGCACATGACACCCCTAAGAAGGGTCACAGCTCCAAAGGAGCTTCTGAGCCAGACAAAAGTTTGAGGAAGGGAAGGACAGTCTTAGCTACCCAAGAGACCAAAGTCTCTCACTCTTCTCCTCCACTGAAGAGTTCTCAGAAAGCTTCCCGGTCCAGAAGTAAGGCAGACTCCTCTAGGGTCAGCGGGCGACACGGGTCTCCTGCTCCCACGCAGGCTAGGAAGGACCACAGCACAAAGCCCCTGGAGGCGTCTGTCCCTTCAGCTCCACAGAAGCAGAAGTCAGGTTCTTCTCCATCCTCCACGGCTGCCAAGAAAACCCCATCGGGCTCATTGACTAAGGGCTCTTCCTCGGGGAAGAGCCGGACTGCCGAGCGCAGCCTCAGCAGGGAGGGCTCCAAGGTCAGCCTGGGCTCGGATAAGGCGAGCGTTACCAGCGGCTCCAGGACGAGCTCCCCGCGCATCAGCCACTCCAGGagtgacagcagggcagtggaCAGCAGGCACGTGCGCAGCTCCTCCATGGCCAACCTGCGCTCCCCCAACGTCGGGGCGCGCTCCGGCCTCAAGAGGGACAGCAAGTCCGAAGAGAAGGGTTTGTCTTTCTTTAAATCAGCCTTAAGGCAGAAGGAGACACGGAGGTCGGCAGACCTGGGGAAGACAACAATGCTTTCAAAAAAGACAGGGAGTGTCAGTTCCAAGTCAGGCAGTAAAAATGTGCTGGAGGACAAACCAGAGAAAGGTGGTGTCCCACCAGCCTCTCAAACCAATGCCAACATtactacaaaagaaaaacttgTCTCAAAAGATGCCACATCTAACAAACATTCTCTGCTATCCAGTCGCAAGTCCAAGTCTTCCCAGCTAGATCCCGGAGTCCAGTCTCCTCCTTCCAGTGGCAAGCAGTCTGCTGACAAGCCGCTGAAAAAAATACCTTCCAGCATGCAGGTGTCTGTACGGCCTTCTCTGGAACCTCAGTGA